A section of the Malania oleifera isolate guangnan ecotype guangnan chromosome 2, ASM2987363v1, whole genome shotgun sequence genome encodes:
- the LOC131149088 gene encoding protein SMAX1-LIKE 6 codes for MPTPVSLARQCLTDEAARALDDAVAVARRRCHTQTTSLHAVSALLALPSSSLREACSRSRSSAYSPRLQFRALELCVGVSLDRLPSSKTAEDPPVSNSLMAAIKRSQANQRRHPDSFHLHMQQQQQQQTTSISCVKVELKHFILSILDDPIVSKVFGEAGFRSYDIKLAILQPPAPPVSRFSRSRCPPLFLCNLPGGDSDPGNFGFPFPFTGPSGSVDGDENCRRIGEILVKSKGKNPLLIGVCASDALNSFAECVENSSILPAQLAGLKLICIKKEVSEFVAGGGSEDQLDFRFKELGIKLEHHSGPGLLLSFGELAALVGDDASADALSRVVSKLTGLLELHSENLRLIGAAESYETYLKFLNRFPRIEKDWDLHLLPITSSSRPSSIEGFGSKSSLMGSFVPFGGFFSASSDFKNPLSSGIQSESRCHLCNEKYEQEAYAILKGGSGISVSDQCSATIPSWLQMFEQSTTKGADAAKVQDGGLALNAKIMDLQKKWNDNCQRLRHPKPFPKLHISQARSQVIGAEGFQFAADKKQSSIKDSSLEESGCSSTSPCMPMDLNKISSSMQYMPIQIYSEAANANFQSKLQAKVLESWRTETGNFWFQPKPPPDLTRLTNHTPSSSVASVATDLQLGTPYASARQEKKNLEFQGHINHLQHFPGYVSAAFDVVSDNSSKRTAQSSSCSVPELVGQLDPSDLKSLWRVLSEKVGRQDEAICAICQTISRCRTGDRRHHGSSFKGDIWFSFLGPDKLGKKRVATALAEVMFGCTESLISVDLNSQDGLCQSNSIFDGQELNVSHVKFRGKTVVDYIAEELRKKPRSLIFLENVDKADMLAQTSLSQAVRTSKFPDSHGREISINNMIFVTTSSITNSNNNYNNLLSWEKPSEFSEERILRANGWQLQLLVGCVSRDAARNTSGMNVLVSPSEGTSNKALLRKRKLLKTSDSAEHDEGLEVLKRAGKMSKSCLDLNLPVEEMGEDVDTGNSDSSDCPSENPETWLEDFLNQVDEQVVFKPFDFDALSEKILEEISISFQKKVGNEALLEIDPQVMVQILAAAWVSSGKRAVEDWVEQVLSRSFAEARQRYDIASRSVLKLVACEGLSAEERFPGVCLPVRIILN; via the exons ATGCCGACGCCGGTCTCCTTGGCCAGGCAATGCTTGACCGACGAGGCCGCTCGCGCCCTCGACGACGCCGTTGCCGTCGCCCGCCGCCGTTGCCACACCCAGACCACCTCCCTTCACGCCGTCTCCGCCCTCCTCGCCCTCCCTTCATCTTCTCTCCGAGAGGCCTGCTCCCGCTCCCGGAGCTCCGCCTACTCCCCCCGCCTCCAGTTCCGGGCGCTGGAGCTCTGCGTTGGCGTGTCCCTCGACCGCTTGCCGTCGTCGAAGACTGCGGAAGACCCGCCTGTGTCGAACTCCCTCATGGCGGCGATCAAACGGTCGCAGGCGAATCAGAGGCGGCATCCCGACAGCTTTCATTTGCAtatgcagcagcagcagcagcagcaaacGACATCGATTTCGTGCGTGAAGGTGGAGCTCAAGCACTTCATTCTATCGATTCTCGACGACCCGATTGTCAGCAAGGTTTTCGGGGAAGCGGGTTTTCGGAGTTACGACATCAAATTGGCGATTCTCCAACCTCCGGCGCCGCCGGTTTCTCGGTTCTCGCGGAGCCGGTGCCCTCCCCTGTTTCTCTGTAACCTGCCCGGGGGAGATTCGGACCCGGGTAATTTTGGTTTCCCGTTTCCGTTCACGGGGCCTTCTGGGTCTGTCGACGGGGATGAGAATTGCCGGAGAATTGGAGAAATTCTGGTTAAGAGTAAGGGGAAGAACCCATTGCTTATTGGCGTTTGCGCAAGCGATGCTCTCAATAGCTTTGCGGAGTGTGTAGAAAATAGTAGTATTTTGCCGGCGCAGCTTGCTGGGTTGAAGTTAATATGTATTAAGAAGGAGGTTTCTGAGTTTGTCGCCGGCGGTGGCAGTGAGGATCAGCTGGATTTTAGGTTTAAAGAATTGGGTATTAAATTGGAGCATCATTCGGGTCCGGGTCTTCTCTTGAGCTTTGGGGAGTTGGCGGCGCTGGTCGGCGACGATGCCTCTGCCGATGCTTTGAGCCGTGTGGTTTCGAAATTGACAGGTTTATTGGAGCTTCACAGCGAGAATCTGCGGCTGATAGGGGCCGCCGAGAGCTACGAGACCTACTTGAAGTTTTTGAATCGGTTTCCTCGTATCGAGAAAGATTGGGATTTGCATCTGCTGCCCATCACTTCTTCTTCTCGACCCTCTTCAATTGAAGGGTTCGGCTCCAAGTCTAG CTTGATGGGGTCTTTTGTACCATTTGGTGGGTTCTTTTCAGCATCATCTGATTTCAAAAATCCATTAAGCAGCGGAATTCAGTCTGAAAGCCGTTGTCACCTGTGTAATGAGAAGTATGAACAGGAAGCTTATGCTATTTTGAAGGGAGGATCTGGAATTTCAGTTTCTGATCAGTGCTCAGCAACCATACCTTCTTGGTTACAAATGTTTGAACAAAGCACAACCAAAGGAGCTGATGCAGCGAAG GTCCAAGATGGTGGACTGGCATTGAATGCTAAGATTATGGACCTGCAGAAGAAGTGGAATGATAATTGTCAGCGTCTTCGTCACCCTAAACCATTCCCTAAACTGCATATTTCCCAAGCCAGGTCCCAGGTTATAGGTGCTGAAGGCTTTCAATTTGCTGCTGATAAAAAGCAAAGCAGCATTAAAGATTCATCTCTGGAAGAAAGTGGATGCTCATCCACCAGTCCTTGCATGCCCATGGACTTGAACAAAATTTCTTCGTCGATGCAATACATGCCAATACAAATTTATTCTGAGGCTGCAAATGCTAATTTTCAATCCAAGCTGCAAGCAAAAGTTTTGGAGAGTTGGCGGACAGAAACAGGGAACTTTTGGTTTCAGCCAAAACCTCCACCTGATTTGACCCGGCTCACCAATCACACACCATCTTCATCTGTTGCCTCTGTGGCCACAGATTTGCAGTTGGGAACACCATATGCATCTGCCCGCCAGGAGAAAAAGAACCTGGAATTCCAGGGGCATATAAATCATCTACAGCATTTCCCAGGTTATGTTTCAGCCGCATTTGATGTGGTTAGTGACAATAGTTCAAAACGAACTGCTCAGTCATCCTCTTGCTCTGTTCCTGAACTGGTAGGACAGTTGGATCCAAGCGACCTGAAGTCACTTTGGAGAGTTCTATCTGAAAAGGTTGGCCGGCAGGATGAAGCTATATGCGCCATTTGTCAAACCATATCCCGTTGTAGAACTGGTGATAGAAGGCATCATGGCTCAAGTTTTAAAGGAGACATTTGGTTCAGTTTCCTTGGACCTGACAAATTGGGAAAGAAGAGGGTAGCCACTGCACTCGCTGAGGTAATGTTTGGCTGCACTGAAAGCTTAATCTCTGTGGATTTGAACTCTCAAGATGGACTTTGTCAGTCAAATTCAATATTTGATGGCCAGGAATTAAATGTCTCCCATGTGAAGTTCAGGGGGAAAACTGTTGTTGACTATATTGCCGAGGAATTGAGAAAGAAACCCCGTTCACTAATCTTTCTTGAAAATGTGGATAAGGCTGATATGCTGGCTCAGACTAGCTTGTCCCAGGCTGTAAGGACCAGTAAGTTTCCAGATTCGCATGGGAGAGAAATCAGCATCAACAACATGATCTTTGTGACAACATCAAGCATTACTAACAGCAATAATAACTACAATAATTTGCTCTCTTGGGAAAAACCCAGTGAATTTTCAGAGGAAAGAATACTAAGAGCTAATGGCTGGCAATTGCAACTTTTAGTTGGATGCGTTTCTAGGGATGCTGCCAGAAACACCAGTGGCATGAATGTGTTGGTTTCTCCGAGCGAAGGAACGTCAAACAAAGCATTGCTGAGGAAAAGGAAGCTACTCAAAACAAGTGACTCTGCAGAGCACGACGAAGGCTTGGAGGTGCTAAAACGGGCTGGCAAGATGTCAAAATCCTGTCTGGATTTGAATTTGCCTGTAGAGGAAATGGGAGAGGATGTTGATACTGGAAACTCGGATAGTAGTGATTGTCCCTCCGAAAACCCAGAAACTTGGTTGGAAGATTTCTTAAATCAAGTGGACGAGCAAGTAGTTTTCAAGCCATTTGATTTTGATGCTCTTTCTGAGAAAATACTAGAAGAAATCAGCATAAGCTTCCAAAAGAAGGTGGGTAATGAGGCACTGCTAGAGATTGATCCCCAAGTCATGGTGCAGATACTTGCAGCTGCTTGGGTATCAAGTGGGAAGAGAGCAGTGGAGGATTGGGTTGAACAGGTTCTGAGCAGGAGCTTTGCTGAAGCTAGGCAGAGGTATGACATCGCTTCCAGGTCCGTTCTGAAACTAGTTGCGTGTGAGGGCCTTTCTGCAGAAGAGCGATTTCCCGGGGTCTGCCTTCCTGTGAGAATTATTTTGAACTAA